A genomic stretch from Lathyrus oleraceus cultivar Zhongwan6 chromosome 2, CAAS_Psat_ZW6_1.0, whole genome shotgun sequence includes:
- the LOC127120641 gene encoding uncharacterized protein LOC127120641, producing MAGGWVKSLHCKSKAFEDVYNPNTKNRIHNTSCKMSVQNIKDVVVETAKQKPKQKPNPKKPLQKHHSSRYPTPSTKPDFESTMNRSRSTNANATATATTTTTTNRHHPVPDPRLSSLTELTEGHPSRNVVEIIFHTSWGPKPFSGQVEMIFKVHNGSRTVSRFEEYREAVKTRSGSVNTDSEDNHEENARCVADGNEVMRFHCLGPTSSGGPYGGASVGLFPGGKGTAICTFSGSSGAHESSGCGRGRRAMLVCRVIAGRVSKQVGFMDSLLDGRVGFDSVSGDNGELLVFDSRAVLPCFLIIYKL from the coding sequence ATGGCTGGTGGTTGGGTCAAATCATTGCATTGCAAATCTAAAGCTTTTGAAGATGTTTACAATCCAAACACAAAAAACAGAATACACAATACAAGTTGTAAAATGAGTGttcaaaacatcaaagatgttGTGGTTGAAACAGCAAAACAAAAACCCAAACAAAAACCCAATCCCAAAAAACCGCTTCAAAAACATCATAGTTCAAGATATCCAACACCTTCCACCAAACCCGATTTCGAATCCACCATGAACCGTTCACGTAGCACAAACGCAAACGCAACCGCAACCGCAACCACAACAACCACCACCAACCGCCACCATCCGGTGCCGGACCCGCGGTTATCGTCTCTCACAGAGCTTACAGAAGGACATCCTTCACGCAACGTGGTGGAGATAATCTTTCATACAAGCTGGGGACCGAAGCCGTTTTCGGGTCAGGTTGAGATGATTTTTAAGGTTCACAACGGTTCGCGAACGGTTTCGCGGTTCGAGGAGTATCGTGAAGCGGTGAAAACCCGGTCCGGTTCGGTTAACACGGATTCGGAGGATAATCATGAGGAGAATGCGCGGTGTGTTGCGGATGGGAATGAAGTGATGAGGTTTCATTGTTTGGGACCCACTTCTAGCGGTGGTCCCTATGGTGGAGCTAGTGTGGGGTTGTTTCCAGGTGGGAAAGGTACGGCGATCTGCACATTTTCTGGCAGCAGTGGGGCGCATGAGAGCTCTGGTTGTGGTAGGGGAAGAAGGGCTATGCTGGTTTGTCGGGTTATAGCGGGTCGGGTTTCGAAGCAAGTCGGGTTTATGGACTCGTTGTTGGATGGACGAGTTGGGTTCGACTCGGTGAGTGGGGACAATGGCGAGTTATTAGTTTTTGACTCACGTGCTGTATTACCTTGTTTTCTTATTATTTAtaaattgtaa